The genomic interval ATCGGGCTGATCGCCATACATGTTGTGCAGCAGCCAGCTGTACTGATCGCCGCGCAGCAGCGTCTCCACCTCGCGGGCGCAGTTGCGTGCCGTGTGGGCATCCCAGGCCGGAGAGAGACCGGCATGGATCATCATGATGGGCAGATCCGGGTGCTCCGCCAGCAGGGGACGGTGGCGCAGCCACTCCAGCAGCTCGTCCCGATCCGGGGCCTCCATCAGGGCCTGCAGCTTGTCTTTCTTCTTGAGGGGGGCGACTCCATGAGCCACCGCCAGTAGGTGCAGGTCGTGGTTGCCGAGCACGGTCACGGCGCGGCTTCCCAGTGACTTGACGAAACGCAGGGTGTTGAGAGAGTCCGGTCCGCGGGCGACCAGGTCGCCGCACAGCCAGAGGGTGTCGTTGTCGGGGTCGAATTCGGCAAGATCCAGCAGACGGCGCAGATCGTCGTAGCAGCCCTGGATATCACCGACGAAACAATTCGCCATGAAACCTCAGTTGATAATGTTGGGAACGGCCAGTGTGAAAGGGGCTATGGGGGCCTCAAACTGCTGCCCCGATTCGTCTTGCAGGGTGTAACTGCCTTCCATCACGCCGAAGGGGGTGGGGAGGGGAACGCCACTCTGATAGGTGAAGGTCTCGCCGGGGGCGATGAAGGGCTGCTCGCCCACGACCCCCGGACCTTCCACTTCCAGCATCTTGCCATCGGCATCCGTGATGAGCCAGCGCCGATGCAGCAGCTGCACCTTGCCCGGCCCCAGATTCTCTATCTCGATGAGATAGAGAAAATGGTAAGGATCCTCGGTGCCCGCCACATAGCTGGGGTGCGGGCGAACCACTATCCGGGGGGATGCCATGGGATCAGGCCTGCTGCTGATCGGCCAGCCAGTTGGCGATCATGACGAACTGCTCGAGGGAGAGGTTCTCCGGGCGCAGGTTGCCATCTATGCCAAGCTCGGTCAGCTGAGCGTCTGTGATGAAGTTGGAGAAGCTGTTGCGGATGGTCTTGCGACGTTGGCCGAAGCCCTCGGTGCAGACCCGGCTCAGGCAGCGGATGTCTTTCGCGACTATG from Aeromonas rivipollensis carries:
- a CDS encoding symmetrical bis(5'-nucleosyl)-tetraphosphatase encodes the protein MANCFVGDIQGCYDDLRRLLDLAEFDPDNDTLWLCGDLVARGPDSLNTLRFVKSLGSRAVTVLGNHDLHLLAVAHGVAPLKKKDKLQALMEAPDRDELLEWLRHRPLLAEHPDLPIMMIHAGLSPAWDAHTARNCAREVETLLRGDQYSWLLHNMYGDQPDSWDENLLGIERYRYIINTFTRMRFCYFDGRLDFKCKKGPTESTPGLRPWFEQREHHVDDPILVFGHWAALMGATGKDDIKGLDTGCVWGNSLTLWRYEDDALIATPCPAYAK
- the apaG gene encoding Co2+/Mg2+ efflux protein ApaG, which translates into the protein MASPRIVVRPHPSYVAGTEDPYHFLYLIEIENLGPGKVQLLHRRWLITDADGKMLEVEGPGVVGEQPFIAPGETFTYQSGVPLPTPFGVMEGSYTLQDESGQQFEAPIAPFTLAVPNIIN